Proteins co-encoded in one Sporosarcina sp. FSL K6-1522 genomic window:
- the flhA gene encoding flagellar biosynthesis protein FlhA: MKFRDIGVLAAVIMIVAMLVIPLPTWLLSFLIIINITLGLMVLMTSMNMKEALEFSIFPTLVLLLTLFRLGLNVSTTRAILSNGDAGGVVETFGTFVTGGNVVVGLVVFTILVLIQFIVITKGAERVSEVAARFTLDAMPGKQMSIDADLNAGMISETEARARREKVSNEADFYGAMDGATKFVKGDAIAGIIMVIINLLVGMIIGVVQMGLPFGEAATLFSQLTVGDGIVSQIPALLISTATGIVVTRATSEGNLGADITKQLLGQTKLLYVGAGTILLLGLATPINDMLTIPVAAALAIGAFSMSRKSQEDPKELLEIEEDVETEGLQSPENVVNLLNVDPIEFEFGYGLIPLVDATQGGDLLDRVVMIRRQLAIELGLVIPVVRIRDNIQLQPNEYRIKIKGSELARGELLLDHYLAMSPGGDDSIEGIDTVEPSFGLPAKWIAEDVKEDAEILGYTVVDPPSVVSTHLTEVIRANAADLIGRQETKQLVDHVRETFPILVDELTPTPLSIGEIQKVLAKLLKEHVSVRNLPIIFETLADYSKYTSDVDVLTEYVRQALARQITNQYATTGQSLKVLTVSGKIEKLVADNIQQTEQGNYLSIDPGHSQEILETIAREVERVALMDQSPVILCSPAIRMYLRQITERYFPQIPVLSYNELEASIEVQSVGVVDI, encoded by the coding sequence ATGAAATTTAGAGATATAGGCGTGCTCGCAGCAGTCATCATGATTGTCGCGATGCTTGTCATCCCGCTTCCGACTTGGCTCCTAAGTTTCCTAATTATCATTAATATTACACTCGGCTTAATGGTGTTAATGACCTCTATGAATATGAAGGAAGCGCTGGAGTTTTCAATTTTTCCAACGTTAGTACTCCTTCTGACATTGTTTCGACTCGGTTTGAATGTGTCCACAACGAGAGCGATTTTATCGAATGGGGATGCAGGGGGCGTTGTTGAAACATTTGGGACGTTCGTAACAGGCGGTAACGTTGTTGTTGGTCTCGTTGTCTTTACGATTTTGGTTCTAATCCAGTTCATCGTTATTACAAAAGGGGCGGAGCGGGTATCGGAAGTTGCTGCTCGCTTTACACTCGACGCGATGCCAGGTAAGCAGATGAGTATCGACGCTGATTTGAACGCAGGAATGATTTCTGAGACGGAAGCACGTGCGCGCCGTGAGAAAGTAAGTAATGAAGCGGACTTCTACGGTGCGATGGATGGGGCAACGAAATTCGTTAAAGGAGACGCGATTGCCGGAATTATCATGGTTATCATCAACTTACTTGTTGGAATGATTATCGGAGTCGTCCAAATGGGGCTTCCGTTTGGAGAAGCAGCCACGCTCTTTTCCCAACTGACGGTCGGTGATGGGATTGTTTCTCAAATACCAGCACTTCTCATTTCAACCGCAACGGGGATTGTCGTTACGCGTGCAACATCAGAAGGAAATCTTGGTGCGGACATTACGAAGCAGTTGCTTGGACAAACAAAGTTGTTATACGTCGGGGCTGGGACAATACTGCTACTAGGTCTTGCTACACCCATTAATGATATGTTGACGATTCCAGTTGCAGCTGCGCTTGCTATAGGAGCGTTTTCGATGTCGCGGAAATCACAAGAGGATCCGAAGGAATTATTGGAGATTGAAGAAGATGTAGAAACGGAAGGGTTACAAAGCCCAGAGAATGTCGTCAATCTGCTAAATGTCGATCCGATCGAGTTCGAATTTGGTTATGGGCTCATTCCACTCGTCGATGCGACGCAAGGTGGGGATCTTCTGGACCGAGTTGTGATGATTCGGAGACAGCTAGCGATTGAGTTAGGGTTGGTCATTCCGGTTGTGCGTATTCGGGACAATATCCAGTTGCAACCAAATGAGTATAGGATCAAGATTAAAGGCAGTGAGTTGGCAAGGGGAGAGTTGTTGCTCGACCATTATCTTGCTATGAGTCCTGGTGGAGATGACTCTATTGAAGGAATTGATACGGTAGAGCCATCATTTGGTCTACCAGCGAAATGGATTGCGGAAGATGTGAAAGAAGATGCAGAAATCCTTGGCTACACGGTTGTCGATCCACCAAGTGTTGTGTCGACGCATTTAACAGAAGTGATTCGTGCGAATGCTGCGGACCTTATTGGCCGTCAAGAGACGAAGCAACTTGTCGATCATGTGCGTGAGACCTTCCCAATTTTGGTTGATGAATTAACACCGACACCGTTGTCGATTGGTGAGATTCAAAAAGTATTGGCGAAGTTATTGAAGGAGCATGTATCTGTCCGAAACTTACCTATCATTTTTGAAACGCTTGCAGACTATTCGAAGTACACATCGGATGTTGATGTGCTAACCGAATATGTTAGACAAGCTCTTGCAAGACAAATTACCAATCAATATGCTACGACAGGCCAATCGCTCAAAGTGCTTACTGTATCTGGGAAGATTGAAAAATTGGTTGCTGATAATATTCAACAAACAGAGCAAGGGAATTATTTGTCTATTGACCCAGGGCACTCACAAGAAATTCTTGAG
- the flhB gene encoding flagellar biosynthesis protein FlhB, with the protein MMLRLDLQFFAGEKTEKATPKKRQDSRKKGQVLKSQDVTSAIVLLFVFLFLFFAAGFMRDRFFMFFLHAFTEYVPQDRIDADKVMLIYDEILIQMAFILLPIMLIAMVAAVGANLFQFGLLFTAEPLKFDLKKIDPIKGLKRIFSIRAIVELMKSILKISFIGSTTSLILWMNIDKVLGLAFKTPADILTTIGQLTALMGIVASFVLLFISILDFFYQKYDYEKNLKMSKQDIKDEHKNSEGDPIIKSRIKQRQREMAMRRMMQEIPQADVVITNPTHYAIAIKYDDEDMDAPIVVAKGVDFVAQKIKLIAKEHDIVMVENRPLARAMYDEVEIGERIPESFFKAVAEILAYVYRIQRKI; encoded by the coding sequence ATGATGTTACGGCTTGATCTGCAGTTTTTTGCGGGGGAAAAGACCGAAAAAGCCACTCCAAAAAAACGTCAAGATTCTCGTAAAAAAGGGCAAGTGTTAAAAAGTCAAGACGTCACTAGCGCAATCGTTCTATTATTCGTGTTCCTTTTCCTGTTTTTTGCGGCAGGATTCATGAGGGACCGATTTTTCATGTTTTTCCTTCATGCGTTTACGGAATATGTTCCGCAAGATCGCATTGATGCTGATAAGGTTATGCTCATTTATGATGAAATTCTTATTCAAATGGCTTTCATATTGCTACCGATTATGCTGATTGCGATGGTCGCAGCTGTTGGGGCGAACTTGTTTCAATTCGGTTTGCTGTTCACGGCAGAACCCTTGAAATTCGACTTGAAGAAAATTGACCCTATTAAAGGATTGAAACGAATTTTTTCCATCCGAGCGATTGTCGAGTTAATGAAATCGATTTTAAAAATCTCATTTATCGGTTCAACTACATCATTGATTCTCTGGATGAATATTGACAAAGTCCTTGGGCTTGCATTTAAAACACCAGCAGATATATTGACGACGATTGGTCAATTGACAGCGTTAATGGGGATTGTCGCTTCTTTTGTATTATTGTTCATTTCGATTTTAGATTTCTTCTATCAGAAATATGACTATGAAAAAAACCTGAAAATGTCGAAACAAGATATTAAAGATGAACATAAAAACTCAGAAGGGGATCCAATCATTAAATCGCGCATTAAGCAGCGTCAGCGTGAAATGGCGATGAGGCGTATGATGCAAGAAATTCCACAAGCGGACGTCGTCATCACAAACCCTACACACTATGCAATTGCTATCAAGTATGATGACGAGGATATGGATGCACCGATTGTCGTTGCGAAAGGTGTTGACTTCGTCGCCCAAAAGATCAAACTGATTGCAAAAGAGCATGATATTGTCATGGTTGAAAATCGACCGTTGGCAAGGGCCATGTATGATGAAGTGGAAATCGGAGAACGAATTCCTGAATCATTTTTTAAAGCAGTCGCTGAAATACTTGCGTATGTCTATCGCATACAACGCAAAATCTGA
- the fliR gene encoding flagellar biosynthetic protein FliR produces MEDLIPSIAVYLLILTRVTAFFVTVPLFSYKAIPTTHRIILGALLAWMMTYAIDVPTIEIDGMYVLLVMKEAVTGLAIGIIAYMIMSAIQIAGGFIDFQMGFAIANVIDPQTGAQSPLLGQFFNSLALLLLLAMNGHHLLLDGIFYSYQFIPMDQLWPAFGEERLAEFVVKTFVTTFAIAFQMSIPIVATLFLVDLALGITARTVPQLNIFVVGFPIKIGVSFIVLFIMMGVMIQMMRNLFEVMIIGMRDLMILLGGG; encoded by the coding sequence ATGGAAGACTTGATTCCCTCAATCGCCGTATACTTACTGATTTTAACTCGGGTCACTGCTTTTTTTGTGACAGTGCCGCTATTTTCTTATAAGGCCATTCCGACGACACATCGAATCATTTTAGGCGCATTGCTCGCTTGGATGATGACGTATGCGATTGATGTACCGACGATAGAAATCGATGGAATGTATGTGTTACTTGTTATGAAAGAGGCTGTGACGGGGCTGGCGATTGGCATTATTGCGTATATGATTATGTCGGCCATTCAAATTGCAGGCGGGTTTATCGATTTCCAGATGGGATTTGCCATTGCCAACGTTATCGATCCACAAACGGGTGCGCAATCACCACTTCTCGGTCAATTTTTCAACTCATTAGCACTTCTTCTATTGCTCGCCATGAACGGTCATCATTTGTTATTGGATGGTATTTTCTATAGTTATCAATTCATTCCGATGGATCAACTATGGCCCGCTTTCGGCGAAGAGCGTTTAGCAGAGTTTGTTGTCAAAACGTTTGTGACAACATTCGCCATTGCATTCCAAATGTCGATTCCGATCGTCGCTACATTATTTCTTGTCGATTTGGCACTTGGAATTACGGCGAGGACAGTTCCACAATTGAACATTTTCGTCGTTGGATTTCCTATCAAGATTGGTGTTAGTTTTATCGTTTTGTTTATTATGATGGGTGTTATGATTCAAATGATGAGAAATCTGTTTGAAGTGATGATCATTGGAATGAGAGATTTGATGATTCTACTTGGAGGTGGCTAA
- the fliQ gene encoding flagellar biosynthesis protein FliQ, which produces MTAEMVVSLAERSIWVILMTSGPLLILALVTGLSVSIFQATTQIQEQTLAFVPKIVAVLVGIVFFGPWMLAQVTSYASSIFENLVRYIG; this is translated from the coding sequence ATGACAGCCGAAATGGTAGTATCTTTAGCGGAGCGATCAATCTGGGTTATCTTGATGACTTCAGGACCCCTCCTGATTCTTGCATTGGTGACGGGATTATCGGTCAGTATTTTCCAAGCGACGACACAAATCCAAGAACAAACGCTTGCATTTGTGCCGAAAATTGTTGCAGTACTTGTTGGAATTGTATTTTTTGGTCCATGGATGTTAGCGCAAGTAACATCGTACGCATCTAGCATTTTCGAAAATCTTGTTCGGTATATTGGGTGA
- the fliP gene encoding flagellar type III secretion system pore protein FliP (The bacterial flagellar biogenesis protein FliP forms a type III secretion system (T3SS)-type pore required for flagellar assembly.), translating to MNDFVQFFSDSDATNVSTSIKMMLLLTVLSLAPAILILMTSFARIIIVLSFVRTALATQQMPPNQVLVGLALFLTFFIMAPTFQQVNDEALTPLFAEEITLEEAYDKASMPLKEFMSKHTRQKDLELFLRYNGAEQPETLEDIPLTMLVPAFALSEIKTAFQMGFMIFIPFLVIDMIVASVLMSMGMMMLPPVMISLPFKILLFILVDGWYLIIQSLLQSF from the coding sequence AGTGATGCAACCAATGTATCCACATCCATTAAGATGATGCTCCTGTTGACGGTTTTATCACTTGCTCCAGCGATTCTCATTTTGATGACATCATTTGCACGCATTATCATCGTCCTGTCATTTGTGAGGACGGCGCTTGCGACACAGCAGATGCCGCCCAACCAAGTACTTGTTGGATTGGCGTTGTTCCTAACGTTTTTTATTATGGCACCGACATTTCAGCAAGTGAATGACGAAGCGTTGACTCCGCTATTTGCGGAAGAAATCACGCTTGAAGAAGCTTATGACAAAGCGAGTATGCCACTGAAGGAATTTATGAGTAAACATACGCGCCAAAAAGACTTGGAATTATTTCTTAGGTATAACGGAGCGGAGCAACCTGAAACATTAGAGGATATTCCTTTAACGATGTTAGTACCTGCATTTGCATTAAGTGAAATAAAAACAGCATTTCAAATGGGCTTTATGATCTTCATCCCATTCCTTGTTATCGATATGATTGTAGCGAGTGTCCTCATGTCGATGGGGATGATGATGTTACCACCCGTTATGATTTCATTGCCGTTTAAAATATTATTGTTTATTCTCGTGGATGGTTGGTATCTCATTATTCAATCATTGTTACAGAGTTTTTAG